A region from the Triplophysa rosa linkage group LG4, Trosa_1v2, whole genome shotgun sequence genome encodes:
- the pkd2 gene encoding polycystin-2 isoform X1 — MSSSRVRPQAPQTPAASAAASPPYEGIEMEKMHHEEVGLGVPDETPSPPASSSRQAWSRDNPGFEPEEGMMEADWPPASPGRRSVSTASSGSSTIGPGSLSGITARINRGLYPTQPAQDEHPSCGKRIMQKMRVLWDTRLLGESNSNREMYLKTVLREMITYILFLLTICILTYGMVSTNMYYYTKVMSQLFLDTPITTGEPTTFKTLSTMEDFWKFTEGPFLNGMYWEFWYNNKSLPENQSLIYYENLLLGVPRLRQLRVRNESCSVHRDLRDEVYDCYSVYSPVKEEKAPFGFKNGTAWLYSTDSSLGESSYWGQVSTYGGGGYYQELSRTREKSANQLQELKNNLWLDRGTRAVFLDFSIYNGNVNLFCIVRMLAEFPATGGVVTSWQFQTIRLIRYVSSWDYFVGMCEVSFCLFVLYYLVEEFLEIRLHRLRYFKSLWNCLDVLIVALSVPAIIMNICRTSVVSRRLHFLLENHSTYPNFEPLARLQVHFNNLAAVIVFLSWVKLFKFINFNKTMNQLSTTMSRCAKDLMGFSIMFFIVFLAYAQLAYLVFGTQVDDFSTFQACIFTQFRIILGDFDFSEIEEADSVLGPIYFTTFVFFIFMILLNMFLAIINDTYSEVKADMAQQRSEMEITDLIKKGYNRAMVKLKLKKTSVNDVSDSSHPAGGKLSFDELRQDLRGKGHSDAEIEAIFAKYDLDGDQELTEHEHQQMRDDLEKEREDLDLEHSSLPRPESGRSFSRSQDDSEEDDDEDSGHSSRRRGSSSGGVSYEEFQVLVRRVDRMEHSIGSIVSKIDAVIVKLEVMERAKMRRRDVLGRILDSWNPVTEDEKTGKNPELNREQMDKLVREELERWESDDQISQVSQRQATPIAQLRPRNSRPPSSLSTEGPDAATNGAGHM; from the exons ATGAGCTCCAGTCGCGTCCGGCCTCAAGCACCGCAGACCCCGGCAGCATCTGCCGCAGCATCACCGCCATATGAAGGGATTGAGATGGAAAAAATGCACCACGAAGAAGTGGGCCTGGGGGTGCCCGATGAGACCCCGTCTCCGCCTGCCTCCAGTTCCAGGCAGGCGTGGAGTCGGGACAACCCGGGGTTCGAGCCGGAGGAGGGGATGATGGAGGCAGACTGGCCCCCGGCGAGCCCGGGCCGGAGGTCTGTGTCCACGGCCTCCAGCGGCAGCAGCACCATCGGGCCAGGTAGCCTCTCCGGTATCACTGCGAGAATAAACAGAGGACTGTATCCAACTCAACCAGCTCAGGACGAGCACCCCAGCTGCGGGAAGAGGATAATGCAGAAAATGAGGG TATTATGGGACACTCGTCTTTTGGGTGAAAGTAACAGCAACAGAGAGATGTATCTGAAGACTGTTCTCCGAGAGATGATCACCTACATACTCTTCCTGCTCACAATCTGCATCT TAACCTATGGAATGGTGAGCACCAACATGTATTATTACACTAAAGTCATGTCTCAACTCTTCTTGGATACACCAATAACAACCGGAGAACCGACGACCTTCAAGACTCTTTCAACAATGGAGGACTTCTGGAAA TTCACAGAAGGGCCTTTTCTTAATGGTATGTACTGGGAGTTCTGGTACAACAACAAGAGTCTTCCAGAGAACCAGAGTCTGATCTACTACGAGAACCTCCTGCTGGGCGTTCCTCGTCTTCGACAGCTCAGAGTACGCAACGAATCCTGTTCTGTCCACAGAGACCTGCGGGACGAGGTGTACGACTGCTACAGCGTTTATTCCCCAGTCAAAGAGGAAAAGGCACCATTTGGGTTTAAAAATGGCACTGC gTGGTTGTACTCGACGGACAGCAGTTTGGGTGAGAGCAGTTACTGGGGCCAAGTGTCGACCTATGGCGGTGGAGGTTACTACCAGGAACTGTCACGCACTCGAGAGAAGTCAGCCAATCAGCTGCAAGAATTGAAAAACAACCTCTGGTTGGATCGTGGCACCAGAGCAGTGTTCCTGGACTTCTCTATCTATAATGGCAACGTTAACCTGTTTTGTATTGTCAG AATGCTTGCGGAGTTCCCGGCCACAGGGGGCGTTGTTACCTCCTGGCAGTTCCAGACCATCCGGCTCATCCGGTACGTGTCCAGCTGGGACTACTTTGTGGGGATGTGTGAAGTGTCCTTCTGCCTCTTTGTGCTGTATTACCTGGTGGAGGAATTTCTTGAGATCCGCCTACATCGCTTACGCTACTTCAAGAGCCTGTGGAACTGTCTGGATGTTCTCATTGTTGCG CTCAGCGTTCCAGCCATCATCATGAACATCTGCAGAACATCAGTCGTCAGTCGCAGACTTCACTTCCTGCTGGAGAACCACAGCACGTACCCAAACTTCGAGCCCCTTGCTCGCCTCCAGGTGCACTTCAACAACCTGGCCGCTGTTATCGTCTTCCTATCTTGGGTCAAG CTTTTTAAGTTCATTAATTTCAATAAGACCATGAATCAGCTGTCCACCACCATGTCACGCTGCGCTAAGGACCTCATGGGCTTCTCCATCATGTTCTTCATCGTGTTCCTGGCCTACGCCCAGCTGGCGTATTTGGTGTTCGGCACGCAAGTTGATGATTTCAGCACTTTTCAGGCCTGCAT ATTCACACAGTTCCGGATCATTTTGGGTGATTTTGACTTCTCAGAGATTGAGGAAGCTGACAGCGTTTTGGGACCCATTTACTTCACCACCTTTGTGTTCTTCATATTTATGATTTTACtg AATATGTTCTTGGCAATCATCAATGACACTTACTCTGAGGTGAAGGCTGATATGGCCCAGCAGAGGTCAGAGATGGAGATAACAGATCTCATTAAAAAG GGCTATAACAGGGCGATGGTGAAACTCAAGCTGAAGAAAACCTCTGTCAATGACGTCTCAGACAGCTCGCACCCGGCTGGAGGAAAACTCAGCTTTGATGAGCTTCGACAAGATCTGAGAGG AAAAGGACATTCGGACGCTGAGATTGAAGCTATCTTTGCCAAATATGACCTTGATGGAGATCAGGAGCTTACGGAACACGAACACCAGCAGATGAGAGATGAtctggagaaagagaga GAGGACTTGGATCTGGAGCACAGTTCACTGCCTAGGCCAGAGAGTGGGCGGAGCTTCTCCCGTAGCCAGGACGACTCAGAGGAGGACGACGATGAGGACAGCGGGCACAGTTCCCGTCGCCGTGGCAGCAGCTCAGGAGGCGTGTCATATGAGGAGTTTCAAGT GCTCGTGCGCAGAGTGGACCGTATGGAGCATTCGATCGGCAGCATCGTATCAAAGATAGATGCTGTCATTGTGAAGTTAGAGGTCATGGAGAGAGCCAAGATGAGAAGGAGAGATGTGCTCGGACGCATCCTGGATTCATGGAATCCAGTCACAGAG GATGAGAAGACAGGCAAGAATCCAGAGCTGAACCGGGAACAGATGGACAAGCTGGTTAGAGAGGAACTGGAACGTTGGGAGTCTGACGACCAAATATCGCAGGTTAGCCAGCGCCAGGCCACTCCCATTGCTCAGCTCCGCCCACGCAATTCCCGACCACCTTCATCTCTTTCCACTGAGGGCCCAGATGCCGCAACCAATGGGGCCGGCCACATGTGA
- the pkd2 gene encoding polycystin-2 isoform X2: protein MSSSRVRPQAPQTPAASAAASPPYEGIEMEKMHHEEVGLGVPDETPSPPASSSRQAWSRDNPGFEPEEGMMEADWPPASPGRRSVSTASSGSSTIGPGSLSGITARINRGLYPTQPAQDEHPSCGKRIMQKMRVLWDTRLLGESNSNREMYLKTVLREMITYILFLLTICILTYGMVSTNMYYYTKVMSQLFLDTPITTGEPTTFKTLSTMEDFWKFTEGPFLNGMYWEFWYNNKSLPENQSLIYYENLLLGVPRLRQLRVRNESCSVHRDLRDEVYDCYSVYSPVKEEKAPFGFKNGTAWLYSTDSSLGESSYWGQVSTYGGGGYYQELSRTREKSANQLQELKNNLWLDRGTRAVFLDFSIYNGNVNLFCIVRMLAEFPATGGVVTSWQFQTIRLIRYVSSWDYFVGMCEVSFCLFVLYYLVEEFLEIRLHRLRYFKSLWNCLDVLIVALSVPAIIMNICRTSVVSRRLHFLLENHSTYPNFEPLARLQVHFNNLAAVIVFLSWVKLFKFINFNKTMNQLSTTMSRCAKDLMGFSIMFFIVFLAYAQLAYLVFGTQVDDFSTFQACIFTQFRIILGDFDFSEIEEADSVLGPIYFTTFVFFIFMILLNMFLAIINDTYSEVKADMAQQRSEMEITDLIKKGYNRAMVKLKLKKTSVNDVSDSSHPAGGKLSFDELRQDLRGKGHSDAEIEAIFAKYDLDGDQELTEHEHQQMRDDLEKERDLDLEHSSLPRPESGRSFSRSQDDSEEDDDEDSGHSSRRRGSSSGGVSYEEFQVLVRRVDRMEHSIGSIVSKIDAVIVKLEVMERAKMRRRDVLGRILDSWNPVTEDEKTGKNPELNREQMDKLVREELERWESDDQISQVSQRQATPIAQLRPRNSRPPSSLSTEGPDAATNGAGHM, encoded by the exons ATGAGCTCCAGTCGCGTCCGGCCTCAAGCACCGCAGACCCCGGCAGCATCTGCCGCAGCATCACCGCCATATGAAGGGATTGAGATGGAAAAAATGCACCACGAAGAAGTGGGCCTGGGGGTGCCCGATGAGACCCCGTCTCCGCCTGCCTCCAGTTCCAGGCAGGCGTGGAGTCGGGACAACCCGGGGTTCGAGCCGGAGGAGGGGATGATGGAGGCAGACTGGCCCCCGGCGAGCCCGGGCCGGAGGTCTGTGTCCACGGCCTCCAGCGGCAGCAGCACCATCGGGCCAGGTAGCCTCTCCGGTATCACTGCGAGAATAAACAGAGGACTGTATCCAACTCAACCAGCTCAGGACGAGCACCCCAGCTGCGGGAAGAGGATAATGCAGAAAATGAGGG TATTATGGGACACTCGTCTTTTGGGTGAAAGTAACAGCAACAGAGAGATGTATCTGAAGACTGTTCTCCGAGAGATGATCACCTACATACTCTTCCTGCTCACAATCTGCATCT TAACCTATGGAATGGTGAGCACCAACATGTATTATTACACTAAAGTCATGTCTCAACTCTTCTTGGATACACCAATAACAACCGGAGAACCGACGACCTTCAAGACTCTTTCAACAATGGAGGACTTCTGGAAA TTCACAGAAGGGCCTTTTCTTAATGGTATGTACTGGGAGTTCTGGTACAACAACAAGAGTCTTCCAGAGAACCAGAGTCTGATCTACTACGAGAACCTCCTGCTGGGCGTTCCTCGTCTTCGACAGCTCAGAGTACGCAACGAATCCTGTTCTGTCCACAGAGACCTGCGGGACGAGGTGTACGACTGCTACAGCGTTTATTCCCCAGTCAAAGAGGAAAAGGCACCATTTGGGTTTAAAAATGGCACTGC gTGGTTGTACTCGACGGACAGCAGTTTGGGTGAGAGCAGTTACTGGGGCCAAGTGTCGACCTATGGCGGTGGAGGTTACTACCAGGAACTGTCACGCACTCGAGAGAAGTCAGCCAATCAGCTGCAAGAATTGAAAAACAACCTCTGGTTGGATCGTGGCACCAGAGCAGTGTTCCTGGACTTCTCTATCTATAATGGCAACGTTAACCTGTTTTGTATTGTCAG AATGCTTGCGGAGTTCCCGGCCACAGGGGGCGTTGTTACCTCCTGGCAGTTCCAGACCATCCGGCTCATCCGGTACGTGTCCAGCTGGGACTACTTTGTGGGGATGTGTGAAGTGTCCTTCTGCCTCTTTGTGCTGTATTACCTGGTGGAGGAATTTCTTGAGATCCGCCTACATCGCTTACGCTACTTCAAGAGCCTGTGGAACTGTCTGGATGTTCTCATTGTTGCG CTCAGCGTTCCAGCCATCATCATGAACATCTGCAGAACATCAGTCGTCAGTCGCAGACTTCACTTCCTGCTGGAGAACCACAGCACGTACCCAAACTTCGAGCCCCTTGCTCGCCTCCAGGTGCACTTCAACAACCTGGCCGCTGTTATCGTCTTCCTATCTTGGGTCAAG CTTTTTAAGTTCATTAATTTCAATAAGACCATGAATCAGCTGTCCACCACCATGTCACGCTGCGCTAAGGACCTCATGGGCTTCTCCATCATGTTCTTCATCGTGTTCCTGGCCTACGCCCAGCTGGCGTATTTGGTGTTCGGCACGCAAGTTGATGATTTCAGCACTTTTCAGGCCTGCAT ATTCACACAGTTCCGGATCATTTTGGGTGATTTTGACTTCTCAGAGATTGAGGAAGCTGACAGCGTTTTGGGACCCATTTACTTCACCACCTTTGTGTTCTTCATATTTATGATTTTACtg AATATGTTCTTGGCAATCATCAATGACACTTACTCTGAGGTGAAGGCTGATATGGCCCAGCAGAGGTCAGAGATGGAGATAACAGATCTCATTAAAAAG GGCTATAACAGGGCGATGGTGAAACTCAAGCTGAAGAAAACCTCTGTCAATGACGTCTCAGACAGCTCGCACCCGGCTGGAGGAAAACTCAGCTTTGATGAGCTTCGACAAGATCTGAGAGG AAAAGGACATTCGGACGCTGAGATTGAAGCTATCTTTGCCAAATATGACCTTGATGGAGATCAGGAGCTTACGGAACACGAACACCAGCAGATGAGAGATGAtctggagaaagagaga GACTTGGATCTGGAGCACAGTTCACTGCCTAGGCCAGAGAGTGGGCGGAGCTTCTCCCGTAGCCAGGACGACTCAGAGGAGGACGACGATGAGGACAGCGGGCACAGTTCCCGTCGCCGTGGCAGCAGCTCAGGAGGCGTGTCATATGAGGAGTTTCAAGT GCTCGTGCGCAGAGTGGACCGTATGGAGCATTCGATCGGCAGCATCGTATCAAAGATAGATGCTGTCATTGTGAAGTTAGAGGTCATGGAGAGAGCCAAGATGAGAAGGAGAGATGTGCTCGGACGCATCCTGGATTCATGGAATCCAGTCACAGAG GATGAGAAGACAGGCAAGAATCCAGAGCTGAACCGGGAACAGATGGACAAGCTGGTTAGAGAGGAACTGGAACGTTGGGAGTCTGACGACCAAATATCGCAGGTTAGCCAGCGCCAGGCCACTCCCATTGCTCAGCTCCGCCCACGCAATTCCCGACCACCTTCATCTCTTTCCACTGAGGGCCCAGATGCCGCAACCAATGGGGCCGGCCACATGTGA